TCTAATATCCGGTACCTACTTGTTCGactaattccaaattagcataGTGCAAGGCCTATTAAAGAGGGAAGCCCTCCCTACGAGAGATTTCAGTCCAAAACCTCTAGTTTAGGATGGAGAAATTCCATCTATCCTACCAAACACCTTGATGATGATACGATACAGTTCATCCAATTACAGAATGGGAATTGAAAGATAATTTCCGGAAAAAAAGGATTTAgatgttggtttttttttttgtattgttgGCGCCTGATAGGTAAGTTTGTCGAAAACCTCAAAAGCTTGCTTTTTACATGTTTATATCCGTGTAATCGTGAGGCGAACAATGGAATGATACATACAAACCCTGATCTCGACAACACCCAGTAATCTTAAACTGGGAACAATAGTTAAAGAGAAAATTTTGCACATATTTTTTGCGATTTCCTATAAGTTAATGAAAATTCCCTCTGGCCGCTGGAAATACTTTGAACAAAAAAGCAACAATTACATACCGAGTGTTATCGCACAAGTGGGATCTGGGAAcagtaggatgtacgcagaccttatccctatcTTTGTAAGGTTGAAAAACTGTTTCCGATAGATCCTCGGCTCAAAAGAGAAGTTTTCGAAGCAGGGTtgcaaggaaaaaaaatttgatagaAAAATAGCAAGCCACAAAGCGAATGTAGAACAAATAGTAATAcacaatgaagaaaaagaaaccgTGAAAGTTTAATAGAAGAGAAATGCTGTATATACTACAGGTATACTTCTATACACTTTTCCTTACGTTTAAGCATTAAAACAAGCCAAAACTTAAATTAGACATTTAATAACTAAATGAGTCTGATAATATTAGGATGAGGTAGAGACAAAATTGGAAGACTTACCACcggaaataaatataaaaattaccaATGAAATAATAATTTCTTACTACTacttaaatatttttcatttttagtctgTATTTGGGCCGTCTGACAAGAAGAGTTTGTgtggggcaattcgcagaattgcccttcttttgggtctttaaattttgcccctcatatttgaaatatttatattttgcccttcggctaaaccCCATGGGTTTcaggttcgaatccccacacagtcaaagtttttaaaaagattcgcaaggtagagtttaaatttcgctatgcccccaccggcatacacttgtgaaggaattactaaagttatgtcagacccggcatacttatgccttatgggtagacttggcataagtatgcctggtccggcataactttggtaatttcttcacaagtttatctttataaaaagtttgcccattaaaaagtatcccccaccggcataaaacttgttaaggaattaccaaactTATCtgggacccgcatacttatgccttatgggcagacttaaTAAGTATGCCAGCTCGCATAACTTTGGtcaattccttcacaagtttatcgggtcggcataaaagtttgcccattaaaagtatatcaccagcataaacttgttaaggaattaccaaagttatcgacccgcatacttatgccaagtctgcccataaggcatgagtatgccgggtccggcataaatttggtaattcTTTAACAAGTATATGTtaggtccggcatacacgccacccaaactttgccttgcaattttttttttaatttatgcttgagccgaggttcgaactcagaacctcatgatttctgcgtgaacgctcagagttgcaatgcgaagggtaaaaattaaagaaaagaatatgagagcataatttaaagaccacaaatatgaggggcaaaatttaaagaccaccccaaaagaagggcaatcagCGCAAAAAAATGGTTTGTGTGTGTGCCAGTTTATGGGCTTTCTTTGAGTTTTCTTCAGTACAGGCCCAAAAGGAGTGCATAAGCGACTCTGTGTCAAGTTGGGCCTGAGGCCTTCCTCTGGTGATAGCTTANNNNNNNNNNNNNNNNNNNNNNNNNNNNNNNNNNNNNNNNNNNNNNNNNNNNNNNNNNNNNNNNNNNNNNNNNNNNNNNNNNNNNNNNNNNNNNNNNNNNtattaataaattttcgtagcaaacatgaatataataaagttttagatacagaGCACAAAATTCATGcttcgtgtatatatatatatattatcactatccaaacacaactacatatacatagatacactataatctaaagtgttgggccTGTGCACAGCACGGGCATAGGCCATCTAGTCTCCTATATAAAGTTGGAATTTTTACGCGTTATAGCTCcttctaatacataattagtgataataactaccttttattttaattactaataataattaaatacttttttaatttaactattatagctacacagtaatttttgaattaccatttcacaaatacacctaaaaattagCACCCCCAATCCCATAACCCTttttaatggtaacaatattactcactttatatacattatcattctctctcctttttcataacttcttacCTTTTATGATCGCCTCCTTCCTCTCTTCACCCTTCTGCAAAAAattcacttccattctcaccaatcaagaagattcatcgtattctttctttctttttttttttcaaaaaaaaggaaaaagaagcctTAAAGTACTCACGTTCTAtcccatctcctttgtttcgtgaaattttcgctatttgtgttattattcttccacaaaatcaacttggtGGAAGTGATTGTTTTTTTGTGCCGTGGTGGTGGTTATGGCGGCGCACACGAGAGGAGGggagagagaaagttttttagggttttgagaagacgaaaaatatatgtatttgtgtatgttctatgatataactatcaattgttgtggttggtggtgtatttttgtaagtttttctatatatttgtgtattttgttcaaattaattccatcagTTCATCTAGTTTTAAATACACGGGTGACGCAAATACATGGTaagtttctatatatttatgtattttgttcaaattaatcccatcaaatacatgggtgatgcaaattgttactcacacaaatacatgagatttaatttaaaatacatggggtttgattggaaacttcaaatacattagttatgctatcaaatacatgggtaaataaaaacgaaatcaatattgaaaacttcaaatacattaccactaaatacatgggtgatgcaaattgttacttacacaaatacatgatatttaatataaaatacatggagtttgattggaaacgtcaaatacattagttatgctatcaaatacatgggtaaataaaaaatgaaatcaatattgaaaacttcaaatacattggctgttgattgatcgtgtttgttttgtcaatgtatttttagaggtgttgaagatttaatttgaaatttgaatttttacgttTGAATGTTCAAGAATGCATGGAAGAAGATAAACGTGTAAGGAAAGGgaatattacaggagattttgcggaaaagaaggtaaaaaatatcttaattactCATTTAATACCGCACATTCTGTTAAAAATAAAGTGGagtgctttcttttttttttttttttttactgcatGCTCATGTATTTGCCGTCAACAAATACAtgcgaaaacatacacaaaccagctgatttttagctacgaatggtaatattaaaaaggGTAGCTATAAATGGTAGGAAGctacaataaggtagtcatttgagaaattttacctATAAAGTTTTACATGACGGAATTTCAAAACTGTAATTACGAATTGTGAGTTCATATTTAGGAAATGTTGCTTGTGCTACCTAAGTGGGTGAGTGAACCCAATTATTGAAATTGTTCTCTAACACATTTTCGGGCCGCTGGAATTTGGCCCTAAAATCTTTCACAACGTAACAACCAGTAATTGCTCTCTTTCGATTCGATTGACATTTTCGTTTATTGAGCGTATTAACTATCTTTCAAAATTAAATCGCACTAAATTAAGAAGTTTTTGTTTTAAACCTTAGGCATTCATAAATTATAAGAAATTATAAGTGTAATTTCATTATGTTGTTGGCCTAGAAATGGTACATAAATAACATAACCCATGCCATCAGGGTGCTCGTTTTCTAAAATGTAGCTATTGAAATAGGATCTTTTACATTTTAGCTAGCTGGTAAGTAAAATTCACCGGTCTAATCATAGTAGTTTGTATTGGTTGGTGTATATTCAGTATATAACTAGCATATATTTTTGCTCAAGTTATACAGTGATCATACATTAAGTTTATATTGCATCCTCCATACTGACTAAAATTTGTAGAGAACAAGgattaggattttttttttgtttgtttgttgtggGATTTGTTAGACTGCTATATATATGTGGTGGCACCATCCCAATTGTAATTGAGTGACATAGGTATACCGAAAAATCCTCTGCAATTCACTTGTTTTTTCCTTGTGATATTGCTTTCCTCGATTGATGATTTCTCATGGACCTGTCTCATCTACATGTTGTCTAATGATGACTTGGTTTCTAGGTAAGTGGAGCCCAATTAGTAAAACTACTGCAGCATTAGCTGGCACCTTAATTATGAATTTAACTTCAAATTGCAAATTGATTCAGTTTACTCTATAAGCTAAATCAATTGTTGTAACCTGTCCATACATAAGAGAAAAAAGCtcagaagaaaatatatttcttCTAGACCCCAGAGCTTTTGTATTTTCAAGACTCCATCCACGTAAATTTTGAGGACTTCGTAATGCTCAAACATCACATGTATACTCATAATTTCACTTAGGGTACAGGAACTTCACTGAATTGTTATACCATTGGCAATTTTCATGTATTGCACGTAGAAAAAGGTGAAATTTGAGTGTTACAACATTTGCAGATAAAATGCATTTATTGGGGAACTCCAGATGATTGTCCTATAGATAAGTTGAAACTTATTAAACCAATGCCATGCATGAGTTCATTTCATGATTAGATCCTAACTTAACCTCATTCCAATTTTGTCTACGATACGTCACGTGTTAGATTAACTATAGGATTCACTATATTAGATATCCCAATCCATCCTTGGAATACGTTGTCCTATCAGACGCAAAACTAGATTGTGTATAGAAATCCTCAGTTTAGGCAATGCATGTGATTTTTGATGGGGATTAGACAAGAAGGCGCATCGGCAGATGCACAATATTATACAGagttaaaagatttttttaaaaacataattTATAGTAAGTTCAAATATATTGTCAACGATAAATGGTATATTTATATTCGGCATTCATAACTTAAAATTCTACATCCTCCACTAACATGATCACCTGGGTACAAAATATGGatgataaaattaattcttgaaaatCTGATTTGCTCAAATCAATTCAATCTAGCTGGATGGAGTTGAGCTGGACATATTTTCATGCTGCAATACAGTTTATAAGATCATATCTAAGGTGATATGGAATAGGATGAAACCAGTCTTACCAACAATAATTTCTGGAAATCAGAGTGCATTTGTGGAGGGGAGACCTATACTCCAAAATATTCTAATATGCCAAGACTTAGTGAGATAATACAGGAGAAAGAACACAACTCAAAGCTGCCTCCTTAAGATTGATCTTAGGAAGGCATATGACTCTATAGAGTGGGAGTTTTTGAAGGAGATGCTACAAGCACTAAACTTTCCTCAGAAATTTATAGGGTGGATAATGTAATGTGTTACTACAACCCAATACAGCATAGCACTGAGTGGTGGGGTATATGACAACTTTAAATGTAGAAGAGGATTTAGACAAAGGGACCCTATATCCCTTTGCTCTTTGTCATTTGTATGGATATCTCACAAGAGTGCTCAAGAGAGTGGGGGAAATGCCAAGATTTTAGTTTCACACAAAATATAGAAGTCTAAGACTGAATCATATGTGTTTTGTAGATGATATGTTGCTCTTTTGAAAGGGTAATTATCTATTTGTAATGCTGCCACTTAGAGGATTGCAAACATTCTCTAACACCTCAGGGTTGCAAGCTAATGCAGGTTAATCCAATATATTCAGTGGTACCATGGACTCCCAATGTTTGGAGGATATTTGTAGTGCAACTGGGTACCAGAAGGGGAAATTACCATTTAGATACCTTGGGGTACCTGTCTTAGCAAAGAAGATCACATATGTGGATTGTGAAGTGCTAATAGATAAAATGGTGGCAAGAGTAAGAACTTGGAGCTCAAGGAACCTATCATATGCAGGCAGAGTGCAACTTATAAATTATGTCCTGCAACATATAAATGTTTACTGGTCCTCTATATTCATTCTACCTAAAGAAGTGATGAAGAGACTGATTGCTATTTGCAAAAAATTCTTATGGGATGGCAAAGAGGTTACTAAGAAGGTTCCTCTGGGGCATGAGACCTATTATGTAGACCAAAGAAAATGGGGGGCTTGGGGTACTAGATAGTATTGTATGGAATGAAGCAGCAATTGCAAACTATGCGTGGAATGTTGCTCAAAAAGCAGATAATCTTTGGATGAAGTGGGTGAACCACGTGTGTATCAAGGACATGGACTAGGGGACATATACTTCACCTAGTGATTGTTACTGGCATTGGAGGAAAATATGCAGCATCAAAGATAGCTATAAACAGGTATATGTGGGAGAATGGTGGCTGAAAGCTAATAGAAAATACACCATTCAGAGTGCGTATGGAAAAGAGGAGAGATAGAAGTATGGCAACGGAGTATATGGGTATGGAATAATGTAAGCACTCCTAAGCACTGATTTATTGGAGTAGAAAATAAAAGGTTGCTAACAAGGCATAGATTGAAAAAGATGGGTATAACTACAGAAGACAGTTGTGTCCTGCGTGGTGGAGAAGTGGAGAGCATTGCACATCTATACTTTGAGTGCCAGTTCTCCAGAACTTGTTTGGATATCATACTGAATTGGTTGGGGTTGAGAGTCGAGAATATGGAAGTTAAAGGACTATAGAAAAGACTGGCAAGGAGCAGGAAGGGTAAGAATACCAGGGAATTCATCATAGCTGTGGTGGTTGCTCTGATGTACAACATTTAGTGGGCACGGAATGAAGCGGTGTGACAAATGACAGTATCATTGCCAAGAATAGTGTGGGAAAGAGTCCAGAAAAAGGTGTATATAAGAGAGAAGAGtaagaagaggaggaagaatTACAGACACGGAAGACGGTGGATAGAAAGTCTATATCAACATACATAGATTAGGTTATACTTATTTGCTATAGATTTGTGAAAATTTGTACTTTATTTGTCTGGTGATCAATAATATGCCTTCTTTTcaccaaaaaagaagaagataaattcGGGCACAAATTCGGGCACAACCCAAGTCAGCCCATCTAAAAGTTTGGCAGATTTGAGCTAAATATGTATTAGCTCTTATTGATTGGaagaaacttttcaaaatatttataatatttctatttaAAAATGTTAGACGTAGTAATTCAACAAATTACTagacaacaaacaaaaaaattaaaatttggttaGAGTTAAGCGTTTTAGCTTATGTTGCGGGTTCTTTCTCTCATGTAGGAAAGGTCTTCATTTATTATGGTATTAGAGAAAACTTGTTATAGTTATGCAATTTATGATCAATTATTTAGTTCATCTCAATCCAAGTTTTCAATGAGGAGATTAATAACCACTTATTTATTAGTTCAACTCATTTTGATACGACTTAAAAGAAAGCCAATACACCCATTTAACCCCCTTGCTAAGAGGAAAGAATAGGGGTACCTTCATGAAGTTCAATTGTATTTGTTGTTGAGTCATGAGGGCAAGGATCAGAGAACAAGGAATCAAGGCAGACAAAAGGATCACCAGAATTTAGTAACTTTTACTTAGATCAtgtatttgtttttaaaaaaaattattaaatgtaTAAATGTTTTTAGCTCGAAACGTAATTTGTTGGTCCGGTTATTACTGTATATAAATTTTAGATCCCTATAGGaatcataaatttaaattccTGAATCCGCCCAGGGAGAAAGGAGCATTTTTGTTGGCTGATCTCCCGGGAGGCCATACCCAATCAATGGAAATGCTTATATATTGGACCAACATTCATTTCTTTTGCTTGACGGCGTAGCAGCTGCCTTGCCATTGCCAGAGTTACAAAGTACACATTAAACTAGTACTATTCCCTCTACCAAcactaataaattatttttggattTGGAAAACAATACGTACGTTCATCTGCATTTAGTTTAACAAGAACTGGTTTTGCATATGTTGAAAGAATTCTTCTTTCAAATATAACCTTTTGGCTTTTCTTGTTCTAGGGAAAACAGAAACAATTACTCCTGAACATTCTTATTTAAACTTCTCTTAGAATGACACGTTTAACATTGCAACTTATAAAAGTACTTTTGCTAGtgttaaaattctttttttaaaacgaaACTGAAatgagtacttttttttttttgataggataaacaaagaaaagaacaagACAGTCCTAAATTTAGTGCCACAAAAAACAGAGATATGCTGGTGCAGCTGTATTGTAGCTGTCCAATCTGTATCACCTATAATTTGTCTCTGGAATAAAGATACTGTATATCCAAAAAAACTCGACTTTTATCAGAGCAATAAGGCTGCAGCAAAACAGGAATAAAGGAAACCAGCACAAACCCCACAAGCAAGAAACATACAAAACAAGAACCaaaaaagaacaagaacaacattACAGATGAGGACATTGAAATATTTCAGACGAACATCCCTTGATCAATCTATTactaagaaaaagaagaaaactttTGTCCACAAACAATAAGCTAGAAATTTGCaacataattaataaatataaatcaGTATATCTAATTACAAGAAATGCCAAAAGTTGCAAGTCACAAATTTTGGCTCAccaaaatcatacaaataaaataactaaacTAAACACTTGCCCTTTTACTCTAATCTCTCTTCTTTATACACATTTTGGattcttattttcttataaCCCTTTAACTTCCACAAAAAATAACCAACCAATCCCAACCATCTTAATTTCAAAACCATCCAAAATCACTATAACTTATCTAGTAAAGCACTTAATAATATTCTTGTGATCATTTCTCTTGACCCTTCTCTGGACCCGAGGCATAGCAGAAGCTTAATACACTGGGCTGCCTTTCAATACCGTTGTGATTTCTCTGttttaccccttttttttccacCCCCCACATTGAGCAGTAGGCCTAGATTTCTGTTTCCCAGCTTTCAAAGGACAAGGTGTCTGAACCGGTAAAACCATGCAATTATACTGCAAACACAATGAACACCGAACCGGTATTTCTGCAGCCGGGTTAATAGCTATCCCTGTAAGAAAATTATGTTGCAAATACAAAACACGTATATTAGCTGATAATAACCGGTCCACCATTATCCCTGGAACTTGACCCGTGAACCGGTTATTATTCATATATAGAACTTGCACACTCGAAAACAAAGGCGATATTTGTCCCGAAAACCGGTTAAAACTAAGGTCCACAATGGGTATTGCAACCTGACCCATTGGATAAACCGGACCGGTAAATTGGTTTCTTTGTAGCTGAAGGTTAGTTAATGGGAATCTAAACAAACTACCCGGGATTGAACCGGTGAACCGGTTTGAACTTAAATCAAGATAATTCAACCGGTTTAGTCGACTTAATAAATGGTCAACCTGACCAGTCAACTGATTCCATGACAAAGATAGGTACTCAAGTGAGGATGGAAGTGACCTTGGTAATAAATAACCGGAAAGTTGGTTATGTTTAAGATCAAACCGGGTTAATTTTTGCGACAAAAAAACCGGTACTGAACCGGATAAGCGGTTATGATTTAAAATAACGTTGGATAATGTCGGAATTGTTCCGACAACCCAAGGTATGTTTCCACTAAGCTGATTATAACTAAGATCAAGTGTTTGTAATTTCCGGATCATACCCAAACCCGCTGGGATCCGACCCGAAATGAAATTCCTGCTAACTCCAAGAAACCTTAAGTTCTTCAACTGCGATAAAGTTTCGGGTAATGACCCGAATATCCGACCCGGAACAACAGTGAATTCAGCTAAAGAAGAGAGTTTCCCAATAGACGGGTCAAGTCTACCGGTTAAACCCGGTGACCCGGCTCTTGGGTCACCAAGATTTAATGTGATCACTTTATCATTAGCACAGTAAACTCCAGGGAAATTACACGGGTCGGATGTAAAATCCCATGACCCGAAAAAGTTCGACCCGGGTAAATCTTTTAAGCTTTTGTGTATTGCTTGTAATGCTAAGAAATCAATAGGGTGaagcattgcattacattgctgaaaaacaagaaacaagagtattgtgattgttattatcaaCATGATTATTATATTGTTGTATGGGATTGAAGAgaggaacaagaaaaaaaagggggttatatAGGTGTTTTGGGTATTGCTTTTCCGTGAGAAACAAAGAGTTCTCGTGGGAAATGGCTAAAATGGGATACGTG
This portion of the Lycium ferocissimum isolate CSIRO_LF1 chromosome 1, AGI_CSIRO_Lferr_CH_V1, whole genome shotgun sequence genome encodes:
- the LOC132048874 gene encoding LRR receptor-like serine/threonine-protein kinase ERL2, producing the protein MLIITITILLFLVFQQCNAMLHPIDFLALQAIHKSLKDLPGSNFFGSWDFTSDPCNFPGVYCANDKVITLNLGDPRAGSPGLTGRLDPSIGKLSSLAEFTVVPGRIFGSLPETLSQLKNLRFLGVSRNFISGRIPAGLGMIRKLQTLDLSYNQLSGNIPWVVGTIPTLSNVILNHNRLSGSVPVFLSQKLTRFDLKHNQLSGYLLPRSLPSSLEYLSLSWNQLTGQVDHLLSRLNRLNYLDLSSNRFTGSIPGSLFRFPLTNLQLQRNQFTGPVYPMGQVAIPIVDLSFNRFSGQISPLFSSVQVLYMNNNRFTGQVPGIMVDRLLSANIRVLYLQHNFLTGIAINPAAEIPVRCSLCLQYNCMVLPVQTPCPLKAGKQKSRPTAQCGGWKKKG